One part of the Marinobacter sp. M3C genome encodes these proteins:
- a CDS encoding NlpC/P60 family protein: protein MTWRSLLPLFTIAILFGLGGCASNQDLGTSGNNRWQPSDRPATGSEMAATQQLWHVFERYEGTPYRYGGTSARGFDCSGFITTAYHEAIGRRLPRTTNQMLAAGERVPLNNLRTGDLVFFNIKGKDQHAGIYMGDDSFIHASTSSGVMRSSLNGYYWRGRISQARRFY from the coding sequence ATGACATGGCGATCGCTGCTACCGCTGTTTACTATCGCGATACTGTTTGGCCTTGGCGGCTGCGCCAGCAATCAAGATCTTGGTACATCAGGCAACAATCGCTGGCAGCCGTCAGATCGGCCCGCTACCGGTAGTGAAATGGCAGCTACCCAACAACTCTGGCATGTGTTCGAACGCTATGAAGGCACGCCTTACCGCTACGGGGGCACGTCTGCCCGTGGTTTTGACTGCTCTGGCTTCATCACCACTGCATACCACGAAGCCATAGGGCGCCGTTTACCCCGCACCACGAATCAGATGCTGGCCGCCGGGGAAAGGGTTCCCCTGAACAACCTACGCACCGGCGATCTGGTGTTTTTTAATATAAAGGGAAAGGATCAGCACGCTGGAATCTACATGGGCGATGACAGTTTTATTCACGCATCGACATCGTCCGGCGTTATGCGCTCATCCCTTAATGGCTACTATTGGCGCGGCCGGATCAGTCAGGCTAGAAGATTTTATTAG
- a CDS encoding DMT family transporter — translation MRSAFQVYVVPAVFVWLWSTGFIGAKYGLPYAEPFTLLLYRMLFTLALLGVLALVLKVTWPSWRGAGHTAVTGLLVHGCYLGGVYYAIQGGMPSGITSLIVGLQPLVTALAAVVILRESITLRQWVGLSLGLLGVSLVLMEKLGGGPGIESFPLWTLGWAMLSLIGISVGTVYQKRHGANVNLVAGTFIQYSAASVFFAIGAFALETREVVWDIQLQLSMAWLVFGVSIGAILLLMLLIRRGAASQVASLFYLVPPVTALQAFWLFDERLGVLAIAGGVVSITGVAFAVTGRKQPAHT, via the coding sequence ATGCGTTCCGCTTTCCAGGTTTATGTTGTGCCCGCCGTGTTTGTATGGCTCTGGAGTACGGGGTTTATTGGTGCCAAGTATGGCTTACCCTACGCTGAACCTTTCACGTTGTTGCTTTACCGGATGCTGTTCACGCTGGCGCTGTTGGGCGTTCTGGCCTTGGTGCTAAAGGTCACCTGGCCGTCGTGGCGCGGTGCAGGGCACACTGCGGTTACCGGTTTGCTGGTGCATGGCTGTTACCTTGGCGGTGTTTATTACGCCATTCAGGGTGGCATGCCGTCCGGGATTACTTCCCTGATTGTTGGGCTGCAGCCGCTGGTCACGGCGTTGGCGGCGGTCGTGATATTACGTGAGTCGATTACTCTGCGGCAGTGGGTGGGTTTGTCGCTGGGATTGCTGGGCGTAAGCTTGGTGCTGATGGAAAAGCTGGGTGGCGGGCCTGGAATAGAGAGCTTCCCCCTGTGGACTCTGGGGTGGGCGATGCTGTCACTGATCGGTATTTCAGTGGGTACGGTCTACCAGAAACGCCATGGTGCGAACGTTAACCTGGTGGCAGGGACCTTTATTCAGTACAGCGCCGCTTCGGTGTTTTTCGCGATCGGTGCGTTCGCGCTTGAAACCCGCGAGGTGGTCTGGGACATCCAATTACAGTTGTCCATGGCGTGGCTGGTGTTCGGGGTATCGATCGGTGCCATTCTATTGCTCATGCTGCTGATTCGTCGGGGTGCGGCGTCGCAGGTGGCCAGTCTGTTTTATTTGGTGCCGCCGGTCACCGCGCTGCAAGCCTTTTGGTTGTTCGATGAGCGCCTGGGTGTGTTGGCCATAGCCGGTGGTGTGGTTTCTATTACCGGTGTGGCGTTTGCGGTTACGGGGCGCAAACAACCGGCACACACATAA
- a CDS encoding VF530 family protein — MSEEQPNSPLHGVTLEKIVTRLEQHYGWEGLAQRININCFKSDPSIKSSLKFLRRTQWARDKVENLYILTF, encoded by the coding sequence ATGAGTGAAGAACAACCGAATAGCCCATTGCACGGAGTGACGCTTGAGAAGATTGTTACCAGGCTGGAACAACATTACGGCTGGGAGGGGTTGGCTCAAAGAATCAACATAAATTGCTTTAAGAGCGATCCGTCGATCAAATCGTCGTTGAAGTTTTTACGCAGAACCCAGTGGGCCAGAGATAAGGTTGAAAACCTTTATATATTAACGTTTTAA